In one Bosea sp. RAC05 genomic region, the following are encoded:
- the coaD gene encoding pantetheine-phosphate adenylyltransferase, whose translation MPRTAFYTGSFDPVTNGHADVIAGAARLCERLVLAIGVHPGKAPLLEAGQRAALLREVAGPLAAAAGASLEVVTFDDLAVDAARRAGATIIVRGLRDGTDFDYEMQMAGMNATMAPDIQTVFLPASGSVRHITATLVRQIAAIGGDVSPFVPAPVLAALKERFAQR comes from the coding sequence ATCCCCAGAACCGCCTTCTACACCGGCTCCTTCGACCCCGTGACCAACGGCCATGCCGATGTGATCGCCGGCGCGGCGCGCCTGTGCGAGCGCCTCGTCCTCGCGATCGGCGTCCATCCCGGCAAGGCGCCACTGCTCGAGGCCGGCCAGCGCGCCGCGCTCCTGCGCGAGGTCGCCGGGCCGCTCGCCGCGGCGGCCGGGGCGTCGCTGGAGGTCGTGACCTTCGACGATCTCGCCGTCGATGCGGCGCGCCGCGCGGGCGCCACGATCATCGTCAGGGGCCTGCGCGACGGCACCGACTTCGACTACGAGATGCAGATGGCCGGGATGAACGCGACGATGGCGCCCGACATCCAGACGGTGTTCCTGCCGGCCTCGGGCAGCGTGCGCCACATCACGGCCACGCTGGTCCGCCAGATCGCGGCGATCGGCGGCGATGTCTCGCCCTTCGTCCCGGCGCCGGTGCTCGCGGCGCTGAAGGAGCGTTTCGCGCAGCGCTGA
- a CDS encoding methyl-accepting chemotaxis protein yields the protein MLLLACLAVLAVGLSGYRAVSIWADEAVRERLTVLAEGRARALERRWNRFVAELSVQAYSAHQVSSLDEIRGWMELPEQRAAIIDYFQQGGALGADERMGRAGLGQRHGYMRRHLEFHGTYLAALRKFDYADIYLVAPNGRVVYSVTKGAEFGRLLNESDLADTGLAKAVAAAAVVGVDQSAAVDFAPYDVVGGEPRAFVAQRFYNPASHQPVGTVVLSVGASFIDAALASVAGTSLDIKTYVVGSDGFLRSDPSARLAGRSPRETLDRSRLSSEGILRLTSRDGEPLVAVGRELKVAGGTWLLWLTKTDRKAFAVMDKLDRALITGALTVIGPLLLLALLMGLSVTRPIAGLAEALAGIAAGRTDLRIPGEKRRDEIGAIAAAVAKIRENMLRDESQRLEEREERERESAQQRSILLADLASDLERSVLGVTSSVSAAAEQLSVTAQELSGGANRTQENAVTVHGATSRAVASIRSIEGAAQELRQAIDRLDDDVQSSDRSARTARDHAEAMGSVVEQLAAGAARVSDVIGLISDIAAQTNLLALNATIEAARAGEAGRGFAVVASEVKGLSGQTARAIDDISRQIATMNQATAATVESIGSIQDMIGGLSDVVRRAAETMRHQHGVTHAIVEDVGLATSEFSRIGEATSLVSAASQQTSEAAAAVSRASAELTDLAHQLKSRVAGFIVQVRAA from the coding sequence ATGCTCCTGCTGGCCTGCCTGGCCGTGCTCGCGGTCGGTCTCTCCGGATATCGCGCCGTCTCGATCTGGGCCGATGAGGCCGTTCGTGAACGGTTGACCGTGCTGGCGGAAGGGCGTGCGAGGGCGCTCGAGCGCCGCTGGAACCGTTTCGTCGCCGAACTCTCGGTGCAGGCCTACAGCGCCCATCAGGTGTCGTCCCTCGACGAAATCCGTGGCTGGATGGAACTGCCCGAGCAGCGCGCTGCCATCATCGACTATTTCCAGCAGGGCGGGGCGCTCGGTGCCGATGAGCGCATGGGTCGCGCCGGTCTCGGCCAGCGCCACGGCTACATGAGGCGCCATCTCGAGTTTCACGGAACCTATCTCGCGGCGCTCCGGAAGTTCGATTATGCCGACATCTACCTCGTCGCCCCCAATGGCCGCGTCGTCTACAGCGTCACCAAGGGGGCCGAGTTCGGGCGGCTCCTCAACGAGTCGGATCTGGCTGACACCGGCCTGGCGAAGGCGGTAGCCGCTGCGGCCGTCGTCGGGGTCGACCAGTCTGCGGCCGTGGATTTTGCACCCTATGACGTGGTGGGCGGGGAACCCCGGGCCTTCGTCGCCCAGCGCTTCTACAATCCGGCCTCCCACCAACCCGTCGGGACCGTCGTGCTCTCGGTCGGCGCGTCCTTCATCGACGCGGCGCTGGCGTCGGTTGCGGGCACCTCGCTCGACATCAAGACCTATGTCGTCGGTTCCGACGGCTTCCTGCGTTCCGATCCGTCGGCGCGGCTGGCGGGCCGCAGCCCGCGCGAGACGCTGGATCGCAGCCGGCTGTCGAGCGAAGGCATCCTGCGGCTGACCAGCCGCGATGGCGAGCCGCTCGTCGCCGTCGGGCGCGAGCTCAAGGTCGCCGGTGGGACCTGGCTGCTGTGGCTGACCAAGACCGATCGCAAGGCCTTCGCCGTGATGGACAAGCTCGACCGGGCCCTGATCACCGGCGCGCTGACCGTGATCGGGCCCTTGCTGCTCCTGGCATTGCTGATGGGGCTCTCGGTGACGCGGCCGATCGCCGGCCTCGCCGAGGCGCTGGCCGGGATCGCCGCCGGCCGCACCGATCTGCGCATTCCCGGCGAAAAGCGGCGCGACGAGATCGGCGCCATTGCGGCGGCGGTGGCCAAGATCCGCGAGAACATGCTGCGCGACGAGAGCCAGCGGCTGGAGGAGCGCGAGGAGCGGGAGCGCGAGTCGGCCCAGCAGCGCTCGATCCTGCTCGCCGATCTGGCGAGCGATCTCGAGCGCTCGGTGCTCGGGGTCACCTCGTCAGTGTCGGCGGCGGCCGAGCAGCTCAGCGTCACGGCCCAGGAGCTCTCGGGCGGGGCCAACCGGACGCAGGAGAACGCCGTCACCGTCCATGGCGCGACCTCGCGCGCCGTCGCCAGCATCCGCTCGATCGAGGGCGCCGCGCAGGAACTGCGCCAGGCGATCGACCGTCTCGACGACGACGTCCAGTCGTCCGACCGGTCGGCGCGGACGGCGAGGGACCATGCCGAGGCGATGGGCAGCGTCGTCGAACAGCTCGCCGCCGGTGCGGCGCGCGTCTCCGACGTGATCGGGCTGATTTCCGACATCGCGGCACAGACCAACCTGCTCGCGCTCAACGCCACCATCGAAGCGGCTCGCGCCGGCGAGGCCGGTCGCGGCTTTGCCGTCGTCGCCTCCGAGGTGAAGGGCCTGTCGGGCCAGACGGCTCGCGCCATCGACGACATTTCGCGCCAGATCGCCACGATGAACCAGGCCACGGCGGCGACCGTCGAATCGATCGGCAGCATCCAGGACATGATCGGCGGGTTGAGCGACGTGGTGCGGCGCGCCGCGGAGACGATGCGCCATCAGCACGGTGTCACGCATGCGATCGTCGAGGATGTCGGCCTTGCGACCAGCGAGTTCTCGCGCATCGGCGAGGCGACCAGCCTGGTGTCGGCGGCCTCGCAGCAGACCTCCGAGGCCGCCGCCGCCGTGTCGCGCGCCTCGGCCGAACTGACCGACCTCGCCCACCAGCTCAAGTCGCGCGTGGCCGGGTTCATCGTCCAGGTCAGGGCCGCCTGA
- a CDS encoding lipoprotein-releasing ABC transporter permease subunit, with protein sequence MSVATDSDRQGEAPSGTRPFAGFEWLLAGRYLRTRRREGFVSVIAGFSFLGILLGVATLIIVMSVMNGFRKELLEKIVGVNGHIFATPIDRPLDDYDMVSQRLRSIPGIRLAIPLVEGQALASSQTGNGGVLVRGIREADIKAIPFIGGNVRRGTLDGFDKAGGVAVGKRLADSLGLQVGDSINIISPKGASTPFGTAPRIKAYPIQAIFEIGMTEFDASFVFMPLGEAQAYFNRDGDVNVIEIFVDNPDRTQGVRDAIEADAPRPLVLSDWRQRNRSFFNALEVERNVMFIILTLIVLVAALNIVSGLIMLVKDKTADIAIMRTMGATRGTVMRVFLITGAAIGVFGTLAGLALGVVFAKNIKAIMAALNWITGANLWDPTVRFLSDIPSVIDWGEVTSVVVMALVLSLLATLYPAWKAARLDPVQALRMG encoded by the coding sequence GTGAGCGTCGCCACGGACAGCGATCGTCAGGGCGAGGCACCGAGCGGGACGCGGCCCTTCGCCGGCTTCGAATGGCTGCTGGCGGGGCGCTATCTGCGCACGCGGCGGCGCGAGGGCTTCGTCTCCGTCATCGCCGGCTTCTCGTTCCTCGGCATCCTGCTCGGCGTCGCCACGCTGATCATCGTGATGTCGGTGATGAACGGCTTCCGCAAGGAGCTGCTGGAGAAGATCGTCGGCGTGAACGGCCACATCTTCGCAACGCCGATCGACCGCCCGCTCGACGACTACGACATGGTCTCGCAGCGCCTGCGGTCGATTCCGGGGATCCGGCTGGCGATCCCCCTGGTCGAGGGGCAGGCCCTGGCCTCGTCCCAGACGGGCAATGGTGGCGTGCTCGTCCGCGGCATCCGCGAGGCCGACATCAAGGCCATTCCCTTCATCGGCGGCAATGTCCGTCGTGGCACGCTCGACGGGTTCGACAAGGCGGGCGGCGTCGCCGTCGGCAAGCGGCTGGCGGATTCGCTCGGGCTGCAGGTCGGCGATTCCATCAACATCATCTCGCCCAAGGGGGCCTCGACGCCGTTCGGAACGGCCCCGCGCATCAAGGCCTATCCGATCCAGGCGATCTTCGAGATCGGCATGACCGAGTTCGACGCCTCCTTCGTGTTCATGCCGCTCGGCGAGGCGCAGGCCTATTTCAACCGCGATGGCGACGTAAACGTCATCGAGATCTTCGTCGACAACCCCGACCGGACGCAGGGGGTGCGCGACGCGATCGAGGCCGATGCGCCACGCCCGCTCGTCCTCTCCGACTGGCGCCAGCGCAACCGCAGCTTCTTCAACGCGCTCGAGGTCGAGCGGAACGTGATGTTCATCATCCTGACGCTGATCGTGCTGGTCGCGGCGCTGAACATCGTCTCCGGCCTGATCATGCTGGTGAAGGACAAGACCGCCGACATCGCCATCATGCGCACCATGGGCGCGACGCGGGGCACGGTCATGCGCGTCTTCCTGATCACGGGGGCGGCGATCGGCGTCTTCGGCACGCTGGCCGGGCTCGCGCTCGGCGTCGTCTTCGCCAAGAACATCAAGGCGATCATGGCCGCGCTGAACTGGATCACCGGGGCCAATCTCTGGGATCCGACGGTTCGCTTCCTGAGCGACATTCCCTCCGTGATCGATTGGGGCGAGGTGACGAGCGTGGTCGTGATGGCGCTCGTCCTGTCGCTGCTGGCCACGCTCTATCCGGCCTGGAAGGCCGCGCGGCTCGACCCCGTCCAGGCGCTGAGGATGGGCTGA
- the proS gene encoding proline--tRNA ligase produces MRLSRYFLPILRDTPKEAEIVSHRLMLRAGMIRQQSAGIYSWLPLGLRVLNKISAVVREEQNRSGAVEILMPTIQSADLWRESGRYDAYGKEMLRIKDRHERDMLYGPTNEEMVTEIVRAYVKSYKDLPLNLYHIQWKFRDEVRPRFGVMRGREFLMKDAYSFDLDKEAARHTYNRMFTAYLRTFARLGLKAIPMRADTGPIGGDLSHEFIVLASTGESEVFCHKDYLDFETPPADTDFDSVEGLKGIVDKWTSLYAATEEMHDKPAFDALPAEKQVSARGIEVGHIFYFGTKYSEPMGASVTGPDGQQVLLHGGSYGIGPSRLVAALIEAGHDEAGIVWPEEIAPFDVAVLNLKAGDAETDGASERLYRHLLSKGYDALYDDTDARPGGKFATADLIGVPWQIIVGPKGLAEGKVEIKRRAGGERELVSLEAALDRFKGKAA; encoded by the coding sequence ATGCGTCTCTCCCGCTATTTCCTGCCGATCCTGCGCGACACGCCCAAGGAGGCCGAGATCGTCTCGCACCGGCTGATGCTGCGCGCCGGGATGATCCGCCAGCAATCGGCCGGCATCTATTCGTGGTTGCCGCTGGGCCTGCGCGTGCTCAACAAGATCAGCGCCGTGGTCCGCGAGGAGCAGAACCGCTCGGGCGCCGTCGAGATCCTGATGCCGACCATTCAGTCGGCCGATCTCTGGCGCGAGAGCGGGCGCTACGACGCCTATGGCAAGGAAATGCTGCGCATCAAGGACCGGCATGAGCGCGACATGCTCTACGGCCCGACCAACGAGGAGATGGTCACCGAGATCGTGCGGGCTTATGTCAAGTCCTACAAGGACTTGCCGCTCAATCTCTATCACATCCAGTGGAAGTTCCGCGACGAGGTCCGCCCCCGCTTCGGCGTCATGCGCGGCCGCGAGTTCCTGATGAAGGACGCCTATTCCTTCGATCTCGACAAGGAGGCGGCCCGCCACACCTATAACCGCATGTTCACGGCCTATCTGCGCACCTTCGCGCGGCTCGGCCTGAAGGCGATCCCGATGCGGGCCGACACCGGGCCGATCGGCGGTGATCTCAGCCATGAATTCATCGTGCTCGCCTCCACCGGCGAGAGCGAGGTCTTCTGCCACAAGGACTATCTCGACTTCGAGACGCCGCCCGCCGACACCGATTTCGACAGCGTCGAGGGGCTGAAGGGCATCGTCGACAAATGGACGAGCCTCTACGCGGCGACCGAGGAAATGCACGACAAACCGGCCTTCGACGCGCTTCCCGCGGAGAAGCAGGTCTCAGCGCGCGGCATCGAGGTCGGCCACATCTTCTATTTCGGCACGAAGTATTCCGAGCCGATGGGAGCGAGCGTCACCGGGCCGGACGGCCAGCAGGTGCTGCTCCATGGCGGCTCCTACGGCATCGGTCCGAGCCGGCTCGTCGCCGCGCTGATCGAGGCTGGCCATGACGAGGCCGGCATCGTCTGGCCGGAGGAGATCGCTCCCTTCGACGTGGCGGTCCTCAATCTCAAGGCCGGCGACGCCGAGACGGATGGCGCCAGCGAGCGCCTCTACCGGCACCTGCTCTCCAAGGGCTATGACGCGCTCTACGACGACACCGATGCGCGCCCCGGCGGCAAGTTCGCTACCGCCGACCTGATCGGCGTGCCCTGGCAGATCATCGTCGGGCCGAAGGGGCTGGCCGAGGGCAAGGTCGAGATCAAGCGCCGCGCCGGCGGCGAGCGCGAACTGGTCTCGCTCGAGGCCGCGCTCGACCGGTTCAAGGGCAAGGCGGCGTGA